The following proteins come from a genomic window of Kocuria palustris:
- a CDS encoding LTA synthase family protein, producing the protein MNSTTPPEGAPAPRPRWTGIVGGAVVMLVLSAICAFMLQSSARVEDDTFGHLVELTSPFDVLVIFVLMSFVWLLIGRFWWSVGIVTAALAILAVASKQKLMIRQEPVFPSDMEFVGQAGFLLSMVTGRMIAAVVIGLLVLVLVIVVIGKLMSRWFPRPRLRRAEGGVHKRYLGLRILGVIVTGALLIHTVSFNSDSNMWRALYDTNGEDWGNSSQLYNYRVHGFVGGFLYNMPTEPMDEPEGYDEAAMSDLAERYEGRAEQINADRDGSLEDTNVVVILSESFSDPTRMDGVELDEDPIPQTRETMEETLSGTMYSNSYGGGTSTMEFESMTGEPVGLFRQQANSPYQNFVSDLDGYPSAAGAFEEMGHVSVAIHPYNLHMYKRPAVYENFGFDRVINEDNIQEDDHLGRSPYISDASAFDEVLHQMDTTDEPVFTNLVTMQNHGPYFDFYDDPIGVEVADGSDTGQLSQYARGLHNTDDAMAEFLQQLREGDEETIVVFYGDHLPGVYSDELRAQNDPETSLQTPYYVWNSETDQTSEGTVTTPAMFLPKIYEVADAPVTPYLALLDDVNGSMPVIQRERMLDPQGEELDPENLDETRADLLQDLKLVQYDFSIGERYVVDEMWPGAVQRQ; encoded by the coding sequence ATGAACAGCACGACACCCCCCGAAGGCGCCCCCGCCCCCCGCCCTCGCTGGACCGGGATCGTCGGCGGAGCGGTCGTGATGCTCGTGCTGTCGGCGATCTGCGCGTTCATGCTGCAGAGCTCGGCGCGTGTGGAGGACGACACCTTCGGGCACCTCGTGGAGCTGACGTCGCCGTTCGACGTCCTGGTGATCTTCGTGCTGATGTCCTTCGTCTGGCTGCTGATCGGACGGTTCTGGTGGTCGGTCGGCATCGTCACCGCGGCCCTGGCGATCCTGGCGGTGGCCAGCAAGCAGAAGCTGATGATCCGACAGGAGCCCGTGTTCCCCAGCGACATGGAGTTCGTGGGACAAGCGGGCTTCCTGCTGTCGATGGTCACGGGCCGGATGATCGCGGCGGTGGTGATCGGGCTCCTCGTGCTGGTCCTGGTGATCGTCGTGATCGGGAAGCTGATGTCCCGGTGGTTCCCGCGCCCGCGCCTGCGCCGCGCGGAAGGCGGAGTCCACAAGCGCTACCTGGGGCTGCGCATCCTGGGAGTGATCGTGACCGGTGCCCTGCTGATCCACACGGTGAGCTTCAATTCCGACTCCAACATGTGGCGTGCGCTCTACGACACGAATGGAGAGGACTGGGGCAACTCGAGCCAGCTGTACAACTACCGCGTCCACGGCTTCGTGGGCGGGTTCCTCTACAACATGCCGACCGAACCCATGGATGAGCCCGAGGGCTACGACGAGGCCGCCATGTCCGATCTCGCCGAGCGCTACGAGGGCCGTGCGGAGCAGATCAACGCCGACCGCGACGGCTCGCTGGAGGACACCAACGTGGTGGTCATCCTCTCCGAGTCGTTCTCCGATCCCACGCGCATGGACGGCGTGGAGCTCGACGAGGATCCGATCCCGCAGACCCGCGAGACCATGGAGGAGACCCTGTCCGGGACCATGTACTCCAACTCCTACGGCGGCGGCACCTCCACCATGGAGTTCGAGTCGATGACCGGTGAGCCCGTCGGCCTGTTCCGACAGCAGGCGAACTCGCCGTACCAGAACTTCGTCAGCGATCTGGACGGATACCCGTCGGCTGCGGGCGCCTTCGAGGAGATGGGCCACGTCTCCGTGGCGATCCACCCCTACAACCTGCACATGTACAAGCGCCCGGCGGTCTACGAGAACTTCGGCTTCGACCGGGTAATCAACGAGGACAATATCCAGGAAGACGACCACCTGGGGCGCAGCCCGTACATCAGCGATGCCTCGGCCTTCGACGAGGTGCTCCACCAGATGGACACCACCGACGAGCCCGTGTTCACGAACCTGGTGACCATGCAGAACCACGGTCCGTACTTCGACTTCTACGACGACCCGATCGGAGTCGAGGTCGCCGACGGCTCGGACACCGGTCAGCTCAGCCAGTACGCCCGCGGCCTGCACAACACCGACGACGCAATGGCCGAGTTCCTGCAGCAGCTGCGCGAGGGTGACGAGGAGACGATCGTGGTCTTCTACGGCGATCACCTGCCCGGCGTCTACTCGGATGAGCTGCGCGCGCAGAACGACCCGGAGACCAGCCTGCAGACCCCGTACTACGTGTGGAACAGCGAGACGGATCAGACCTCCGAGGGCACCGTGACCACTCCGGCCATGTTCCTGCCCAAGATCTACGAGGTCGCCGACGCTCCCGTCACGCCCTACCTGGCACTGCTCGACGACGTGAACGGGTCCATGCCGGTGATCCAGCGCGAGCGCATGCTGGATCCGCAGGGCGAGGAGCTGGATCCCGAGAACCTGGACGAGACGCGGGCGGATCTGCTCCAGGACCTGAAGCTCGTGCAGTACGACTTCTCGATCGGCGAGAGGTACGTGGTGGATGAGATGTGGCCGGGGGCAGTCCAGCGGCAGTGA
- a CDS encoding DNA polymerase III subunit gamma and tau encodes MTTALYRRYRPETFEDVIGQSHVTEPLMTALRKNKVNHAYLFSGPRGCGKTTSARILARCLNCAQGPTPTPCGQCESCRDLAREGAGSLDVIEMDAASHGGVDDARQLRERATFAPVRDRYKIFIIDEAHMVTRDGFNALLKIVEEPPEHIKFIFATTEPNKVLPTIRSRTHHYPFRLVPPEPLMEYLSALCEQEGVGVEPGVQAMVVRAGGGSVRDSLSVLDQLMAGTDQDQISYDLASSLLGYTHGALLDDVVDAFASGDAATVFRAVDRVIQTGQDPRRFVEDLLERFRDLVIVDAVPENAGNILHGTPEDQIARLRNQAHQMGASELSRCADITNEALTEMVGATSPQLHLELLCARLLLPSAENTTRGVGVRVDRLERRLNIGRTGAPTGPLVDVPQEQASSGAPQQAPAPQPEPPRPVQPAADDTDAHSGSTPAGEHDTASEAPAPAQPEVQESDPLAAAEGGFGKFRGRQPETRGESSGSSGNSAPAQDGPQSVSQLSGSQQSGPRRAEAQPQAPQQPAGAPDQTPQRPPHADESASRGPASGGEIDMIRSSWTEIISALAEIHRVSWMTTMRGTPIAFDGSVLQLMFDAEGDRKNFPRFEPNLVQAIQQVIGVTCRVEAVGPGGGTRHDSGGPRGAAPQGSGSSGPGGGGPSTAGPGGSAPGAPGSAGPRGAGPGGPSSNGPGGPGRPSANAQTESGQQGPEQRGSGRSAPAQHGGEPRGRPSDDREEAQHDGGRATGPRPFPAQGQRPPQREQPSQRAEPRRQPGSLTPQDEAPQEEAEQSAPQQDDSAEVTTWAVASIPTSDPVEAAPAGPDAPAQGTAPDVPEAPADPAPTGAAPTPAAPEESTRQDSASEASQEAASAPPSAQSPEQTRPEPESAPLSTQDVRAAWAESVEPSPPSQDPQEPSASQPPPAAREQAAPREQAPPHQPAENRDQAAPRRQPQRSAQRRRGEDPSPDPIVPASPYDDIPWPDEAPPEEEPPFEDPGYRGAPSRAAAGSGAGHGADTDPQHTSGGPAAQTLSPSVEPGEPTSQQDSARPGSFRTPAQTPGHSAEPVSEQPPQDLPSEEQSPQQPPQEDAPPEQWRPSAGARSASAPSGTAAGGAAAPSSGSAAPAAPRKQSFRERHAAHFAAAERSAEPSRAASSAPDLDSEATFSPSEDDEAVENTDQSTRALIERILGGRLLEEIPHQSGI; translated from the coding sequence GTGACGACCGCCCTGTACCGCCGCTACCGCCCTGAGACGTTCGAGGACGTCATCGGTCAGTCCCATGTGACCGAGCCGCTGATGACCGCGCTGCGCAAGAACAAGGTGAACCACGCCTACCTGTTCTCCGGTCCGAGAGGCTGCGGCAAGACCACCTCGGCGCGCATCCTGGCGCGCTGCCTCAACTGCGCTCAGGGCCCCACGCCCACGCCCTGCGGGCAGTGCGAGTCCTGCCGCGATCTGGCCCGCGAGGGCGCCGGCTCCCTGGACGTCATCGAGATGGACGCCGCCTCCCACGGCGGCGTGGACGACGCCCGCCAGCTGCGCGAGCGCGCCACGTTCGCCCCGGTCCGGGACCGGTACAAGATCTTCATCATCGACGAGGCCCACATGGTCACGCGCGACGGCTTCAACGCGCTGCTGAAGATCGTCGAGGAGCCGCCGGAGCACATCAAGTTCATCTTCGCCACCACGGAGCCGAACAAGGTCCTGCCGACCATCCGCTCCCGCACGCACCACTACCCGTTCCGCCTGGTCCCGCCCGAGCCGCTCATGGAGTACCTCAGCGCCCTGTGCGAGCAGGAGGGCGTGGGCGTGGAGCCCGGCGTGCAGGCCATGGTGGTCCGCGCCGGCGGCGGCTCCGTGCGCGACTCCCTCTCCGTGCTGGATCAGCTCATGGCCGGCACCGACCAGGATCAGATCAGCTACGACCTGGCCAGCTCGCTGCTCGGCTACACCCATGGGGCCCTTCTCGACGACGTCGTCGACGCCTTCGCCTCCGGCGACGCCGCCACGGTGTTCCGCGCCGTCGACCGCGTGATCCAGACAGGACAGGATCCGCGGCGGTTCGTGGAGGATCTGCTCGAGCGCTTCCGCGACCTCGTGATCGTGGACGCCGTGCCGGAGAACGCGGGCAACATCCTCCACGGGACCCCGGAGGACCAGATCGCCCGCCTGCGCAATCAGGCACATCAGATGGGCGCCTCGGAGCTCTCGCGCTGCGCGGACATCACCAACGAGGCGCTGACCGAGATGGTGGGGGCCACCTCCCCGCAGCTGCACCTGGAGCTGCTGTGCGCCCGGCTGCTGCTGCCCTCGGCGGAGAACACCACCCGCGGAGTCGGCGTGCGCGTGGATCGCCTCGAGCGACGCCTGAACATCGGGCGCACCGGCGCTCCCACCGGGCCCCTGGTGGATGTGCCGCAGGAGCAGGCCTCCTCCGGCGCCCCGCAGCAGGCACCGGCTCCTCAGCCCGAGCCGCCCCGGCCCGTCCAGCCCGCTGCCGATGACACCGACGCGCACAGCGGCTCCACCCCCGCAGGGGAGCATGACACTGCCTCCGAGGCTCCTGCCCCGGCCCAGCCCGAGGTGCAGGAATCGGATCCGCTCGCTGCGGCCGAAGGCGGCTTCGGGAAGTTCCGCGGTCGCCAGCCGGAGACTCGCGGCGAGTCGTCCGGATCCTCGGGGAACTCTGCGCCCGCGCAGGATGGCCCCCAGTCGGTGTCGCAGCTGTCAGGGTCTCAGCAGTCGGGGCCACGGCGCGCCGAGGCGCAGCCACAGGCTCCCCAGCAGCCTGCCGGCGCCCCGGATCAGACGCCTCAGCGTCCGCCGCACGCGGATGAGTCCGCCTCCCGCGGCCCCGCCAGCGGCGGCGAGATCGACATGATCCGCAGCTCCTGGACCGAGATCATCTCGGCCCTGGCGGAGATCCATCGCGTCTCGTGGATGACCACCATGCGCGGAACCCCCATCGCCTTCGACGGCTCCGTCCTGCAGCTGATGTTCGATGCCGAGGGCGACCGCAAGAACTTCCCGCGCTTCGAGCCGAACCTGGTCCAGGCGATCCAGCAGGTCATCGGCGTGACCTGCCGCGTGGAGGCCGTCGGTCCCGGAGGGGGGACCCGGCATGACTCCGGCGGACCTCGAGGCGCAGCTCCGCAGGGGTCCGGCTCGAGCGGGCCGGGCGGCGGCGGCCCCAGCACTGCCGGTCCGGGCGGATCCGCCCCCGGCGCTCCGGGCTCCGCCGGGCCCCGCGGCGCAGGACCCGGCGGACCGAGCTCGAACGGGCCCGGTGGTCCGGGCCGCCCGAGCGCGAACGCGCAGACCGAGTCCGGGCAGCAGGGCCCCGAGCAGCGCGGCTCGGGACGAAGCGCTCCGGCACAGCACGGCGGCGAGCCGCGGGGCAGACCCAGCGATGACCGGGAGGAAGCGCAGCATGACGGGGGCCGGGCGACCGGCCCTCGGCCGTTCCCCGCCCAGGGTCAGCGACCGCCCCAGCGCGAGCAGCCGTCTCAGCGCGCTGAACCCCGACGGCAGCCCGGCAGCCTGACCCCGCAGGACGAGGCCCCTCAGGAGGAGGCCGAGCAGTCGGCCCCTCAGCAGGACGACTCCGCCGAGGTGACGACCTGGGCTGTGGCGTCGATCCCCACCTCGGATCCGGTGGAGGCCGCCCCTGCCGGACCCGATGCCCCCGCCCAGGGCACCGCACCCGATGTTCCCGAGGCCCCGGCAGATCCGGCTCCCACGGGAGCTGCCCCGACACCGGCCGCACCGGAGGAGAGCACCCGCCAGGACTCGGCCTCTGAGGCGTCGCAGGAGGCGGCCTCAGCCCCGCCGTCGGCGCAGTCCCCGGAGCAGACTCGGCCGGAGCCCGAGAGCGCACCGCTGTCCACGCAGGACGTCCGCGCCGCGTGGGCGGAATCCGTCGAGCCGTCCCCGCCCTCGCAGGACCCCCAGGAGCCGTCAGCCTCCCAGCCGCCGCCAGCGGCCCGGGAGCAGGCAGCACCGCGCGAACAGGCCCCTCCCCACCAGCCGGCCGAGAACCGGGACCAGGCTGCACCCCGGCGGCAGCCACAGAGGTCGGCTCAGCGTCGGCGCGGCGAGGACCCGTCGCCGGATCCGATCGTGCCCGCCAGTCCGTACGACGACATCCCCTGGCCGGATGAGGCTCCCCCCGAGGAGGAGCCGCCCTTCGAGGACCCCGGCTACCGCGGGGCACCGTCGCGCGCGGCGGCCGGCTCCGGCGCGGGGCACGGCGCGGACACGGATCCGCAGCACACCTCCGGCGGACCGGCAGCGCAGACGCTCTCGCCGTCCGTCGAGCCGGGCGAGCCGACCTCCCAGCAGGACTCCGCCCGCCCCGGGTCCTTCCGCACACCGGCACAGACCCCGGGCCACTCCGCAGAGCCCGTCTCGGAGCAGCCGCCGCAGGACCTTCCATCGGAGGAGCAGTCCCCGCAGCAGCCGCCCCAGGAGGATGCCCCGCCGGAGCAGTGGCGCCCCTCTGCAGGAGCACGCTCGGCGTCCGCTCCCTCGGGCACCGCAGCAGGCGGAGCCGCAGCGCCTTCATCGGGATCGGCAGCGCCCGCTGCGCCGCGCAAGCAGAGCTTCCGGGAGCGCCACGCGGCACATTTCGCCGCCGCTGAGCGCAGCGCCGAGCCGAGCCGGGCTGCGTCGTCGGCCCCGGACCTAGACTCGGAGGCGACGTTCTCGCCCAGCGAGGACGACGAGGCCGTGGAGAACACGGACCAGAGCACGCGGGCGCTGATCGAGCGCATCCTCGGCGGGCGGCTGCTGGAGGAGATCCCGCATCAGAGCGGCATCTGA
- the recR gene encoding recombination mediator RecR — MYEGAVQDLIDELGRLPGVGPKSAQRIAFFLLDAERSDVQSLADALIAVKERVQHCETCGNVSEQEQCSICRDPRRDRTVICVVEESKDVMAIERTRAFRGLYHVLGGSINPIGGVGPDQLRIRELMTRLSDETVQEIVLATDPNLEGEATATYLARMLRTLGITVTRLASGLPVGGDLEYADEVTLGRAFEGRTAVS, encoded by the coding sequence GTGTACGAAGGCGCAGTCCAGGACCTGATCGATGAGCTCGGTCGCCTGCCCGGTGTGGGCCCCAAGTCCGCCCAGCGCATCGCCTTCTTCCTGCTCGATGCCGAGCGCTCGGACGTCCAGTCGCTGGCCGATGCCCTGATCGCGGTCAAGGAGCGGGTCCAGCACTGCGAGACCTGCGGCAACGTCTCCGAGCAGGAGCAGTGCAGCATCTGCCGCGATCCGCGTCGCGACCGCACCGTCATCTGCGTGGTCGAGGAGTCCAAGGACGTCATGGCCATCGAGCGCACCCGAGCGTTCCGCGGGCTGTACCACGTGCTCGGCGGCTCCATCAATCCGATCGGCGGCGTCGGCCCTGATCAGCTGCGGATCCGCGAGCTCATGACCCGGCTCTCGGACGAGACCGTCCAGGAGATCGTCCTGGCCACCGACCCGAACCTCGAGGGCGAGGCGACCGCCACCTACCTGGCGCGCATGCTGCGGACCCTGGGCATCACGGTGACCCGCCTGGCCTCGGGGCTGCCCGTGGGCGGAGACCTGGAGTACGCCGACGAGGTCACGCTGGGCCGGGCGTTCGAGGGCCGTACCGCGGTCAGCTGA
- a CDS encoding aspartate kinase: MSLIVQKFGGSSVADAASIRRVARRVVETRDAGNDVVVVVSAMGDTTDELIDLANEVAPKPPAREMDMLLTSGERISMSLLAMAVSAYGAPAQSFTGSQAGMITDGDHGAASLVEVNPERIRESLDQGNIAIVAGFQGVHRATKDITTLGRGGSDTTAVALAAALDADVCEIYSDVDGVFTADPRIAPKAHKLEEISSEEMLEMAANGAKILHLRCVEYARRFGVKLHVRSSFTHHEGTWVIPSPDDTTVSVHTQEIPLEQPLIAGIAHDRTQAKITVVGVPDRPGIASGIFRLLADAKVNVDMIVQNVSVSDEKTTDLSVTIPETQGDLAMSMLRAAEEKIGYASLEYNDQVGKLSLVGAGMKSNPGVSFTFFDALAEHDINIDMISTSEVRISVVTAADRLDEAVRAVHSAFGLDSQQDAAVYGGTGR; the protein is encoded by the coding sequence ATGAGCCTGATCGTGCAGAAGTTCGGCGGATCGTCGGTCGCAGACGCGGCCAGCATCCGTCGAGTGGCACGTCGCGTGGTGGAGACCCGAGATGCCGGCAACGACGTCGTCGTGGTGGTCTCCGCCATGGGCGACACCACCGACGAGCTGATCGACCTGGCCAACGAGGTGGCGCCCAAGCCGCCCGCCCGTGAGATGGACATGCTCCTGACCTCCGGCGAGCGGATCTCCATGTCCCTGCTGGCCATGGCGGTGAGCGCCTACGGCGCACCGGCCCAGTCCTTCACGGGCTCGCAGGCCGGCATGATCACGGACGGCGACCACGGGGCGGCCTCGCTCGTGGAGGTCAATCCCGAGCGCATCCGCGAGTCCCTGGACCAGGGCAACATCGCGATCGTCGCCGGCTTCCAGGGCGTGCACCGGGCCACCAAGGACATCACCACGCTGGGCCGCGGCGGCTCGGACACCACGGCCGTGGCCCTGGCGGCCGCGCTCGACGCCGACGTCTGCGAGATCTACTCGGACGTGGACGGCGTCTTCACCGCGGATCCGCGCATCGCACCCAAGGCGCACAAGCTCGAGGAGATCTCCTCCGAGGAGATGCTGGAGATGGCGGCCAACGGCGCCAAGATCCTGCACCTGCGCTGCGTCGAGTACGCCCGCCGCTTCGGCGTGAAGCTGCACGTCCGCTCATCCTTCACCCACCACGAGGGCACCTGGGTCATCCCCAGCCCTGACGACACCACCGTCTCTGTGCACACCCAGGAGATCCCCTTGGAACAGCCGCTGATCGCAGGAATCGCCCACGACCGCACCCAGGCCAAGATCACCGTCGTCGGCGTCCCCGACCGCCCCGGGATCGCCTCCGGCATCTTCCGGCTCCTGGCCGACGCCAAGGTCAACGTCGACATGATCGTGCAGAACGTCTCCGTCTCGGACGAGAAGACCACGGACCTCTCCGTGACGATCCCGGAGACCCAGGGCGATCTGGCCATGTCCATGCTGCGCGCGGCCGAGGAGAAGATCGGCTACGCGAGCCTCGAGTACAACGACCAGGTCGGCAAGCTCTCCCTGGTCGGGGCGGGCATGAAGTCCAACCCGGGAGTGTCCTTCACCTTCTTCGACGCCCTGGCCGAGCACGACATCAACATCGACATGATCTCCACCTCCGAGGTGCGGATCTCCGTGGTGACCGCCGCCGACCGCCTGGACGAGGCCGTGCGCGCCGTCCACTCGGCCTTCGGCCTGGACTCCCAGCAGGACGCCGCCGTCTACGGCGGTACCGGGCGCTGA
- a CDS encoding 3-methyladenine DNA glycosylase, which translates to MPADSRSRMLGAVEVLEPQQWHARQAAHLQRVSPWTEPFRERRSQQLKHPVDDFLFTYYSHSPGRLERWHPGPGVVLLDAAEMAEQRYWRTVTVTEAEALGLSADDGAATVDVAAFLESRGRAVEFVDMLVRRTASRAGQFGCFGMHEWAMAYNARVHGVRHEQLPLRLGAEGTDAVVQAERLRCTHIDAFRFFAPEAAPLNELQPTRETQRDLEQPGCLHATMDLYKWAYKLAPAVASELIADCFELALEVRATDMEASPYDLSEWGYGVVAVETPEGKAEYVRRQRSFAQRAAPLRERLLETTSWLLAAREQLPAPQAQGPSTHRADAPGGPGPAAPGELA; encoded by the coding sequence ATGCCCGCTGATTCCCGTAGCCGGATGCTGGGCGCCGTGGAGGTGCTCGAGCCCCAGCAGTGGCACGCCCGACAGGCCGCTCACCTGCAGCGGGTCAGCCCCTGGACGGAGCCTTTCCGCGAGCGCCGCAGCCAGCAGCTCAAGCACCCGGTGGACGACTTCCTGTTCACCTACTACTCGCACTCCCCCGGCCGCCTGGAGCGCTGGCATCCTGGCCCGGGCGTCGTGCTGCTGGACGCCGCGGAGATGGCCGAGCAGCGCTACTGGCGCACCGTGACCGTGACGGAGGCCGAGGCCCTCGGCCTGAGCGCCGACGACGGTGCTGCGACCGTCGACGTCGCCGCATTCCTGGAATCGCGCGGACGCGCGGTCGAGTTCGTGGACATGCTCGTGCGGCGCACGGCCTCGAGAGCCGGGCAGTTCGGGTGCTTCGGGATGCATGAATGGGCCATGGCCTACAACGCCCGCGTGCACGGAGTGCGCCACGAGCAGCTGCCGCTGCGACTGGGCGCGGAGGGCACCGACGCCGTGGTGCAGGCCGAACGGCTGCGGTGCACCCACATCGACGCCTTCCGCTTCTTCGCCCCGGAGGCCGCCCCGCTCAACGAGCTGCAGCCCACCCGCGAGACCCAGCGGGACCTGGAGCAGCCCGGCTGCCTGCACGCGACCATGGACCTCTACAAGTGGGCGTACAAGCTGGCCCCAGCGGTGGCCTCCGAGCTGATCGCCGACTGCTTCGAGCTCGCGCTGGAGGTCCGGGCCACGGACATGGAGGCCTCCCCGTACGACCTCTCGGAATGGGGCTACGGCGTGGTCGCCGTGGAGACCCCGGAGGGCAAGGCGGAGTACGTGCGCCGTCAGCGCTCCTTCGCCCAGCGCGCGGCCCCGCTGCGGGAGCGCCTCCTGGAGACCACCTCCTGGCTGCTGGCGGCACGCGAGCAGCTGCCGGCTCCGCAGGCGCAGGGCCCCAGCACGCACCGCGCCGACGCACCCGGCGGTCCCGGGCCCGCCGCCCCGGGAGAGCTCGCATGA
- a CDS encoding Rieske 2Fe-2S domain-containing protein has product MTTIRLLEASAVARPGDFVTLRAGGAALLVARDDQGLHVLHNFCPHQGATVCRAASGRAESFECPNHYWVFSPDGTFEGSRLALALGRQAPPDPAKDLRRVPHQLVEGWIEIEDPSGG; this is encoded by the coding sequence ATGACCACGATCCGCCTGCTCGAGGCCTCCGCCGTGGCGCGGCCCGGGGACTTCGTGACCCTGCGCGCCGGCGGCGCAGCGCTGCTCGTGGCGCGCGACGATCAGGGGCTGCACGTCCTGCACAACTTCTGCCCGCACCAGGGCGCGACCGTCTGCCGCGCCGCCTCGGGCCGGGCCGAGAGCTTCGAGTGCCCCAATCACTACTGGGTCTTCTCCCCCGACGGCACGTTCGAGGGATCCCGCCTGGCCCTGGCTCTCGGGCGGCAGGCCCCTCCGGATCCGGCCAAGGACCTGCGGCGGGTGCCGCACCAGCTGGTCGAGGGCTGGATCGAGATCGAGGACCCCTCCGGAGGCTGA
- a CDS encoding universal stress protein — protein MADLYSRSAPDAPQPSLRVSSSEGIDRAERTVVLAHRSDSSPAVLQAGIDAAQHLGAALRVVHYAHDMTAGPTAEPEMIQRIKELSRPILEAGIEFEIQRAGDGVADQVLELAEDHAAALIVLAVRRRSPLMKLFLGSSAQRILLEASCPVLTLR, from the coding sequence ATGGCAGATCTCTACTCGCGCAGCGCACCGGATGCGCCGCAGCCCTCGCTGAGAGTGTCCTCCTCCGAGGGCATCGACCGGGCCGAGCGCACGGTCGTGCTGGCTCACCGGTCGGACTCCTCCCCGGCGGTCCTGCAGGCGGGCATCGATGCCGCGCAGCATCTGGGGGCCGCGCTGCGAGTGGTGCACTACGCCCACGACATGACGGCGGGGCCGACTGCCGAGCCGGAGATGATCCAGCGCATCAAGGAGCTCTCCCGCCCGATCCTGGAGGCTGGGATCGAGTTCGAGATCCAGCGCGCCGGCGACGGCGTGGCCGATCAGGTGCTCGAGCTCGCTGAGGACCACGCCGCCGCGCTGATCGTGCTGGCGGTGCGGCGCCGCTCGCCGCTGATGAAGCTCTTCCTGGGCTCGAGCGCCCAGCGCATCCTGCTCGAGGCCTCCTGCCCGGTGCTGACGCTGCGCTGA
- a CDS encoding citrate:proton symporter — translation MTVILGFAMIVVFMTLIMTKKLSPILALILVPTIFGLFAGAGLGIGDMVMEAIASMSSTAALLLFAIIYFGIMIDVGLFDRLVDVILRLAGHDPLRVVMGTALLTGAVSLDGDGSTTFIVVTAAMLPIYRRLEMSPVVLTCVAGLINGTLNIVPWGGPTARAASALQLDPNEIFAPMVPSLIVGLLLALGFAWFMGLSERRRLTAAGVQWARGAGGSVASASAGSTGGPATRALVINQTSEEPQASSTGTSLAETALDPNRPTLRPHLLWFNLALTVVIMVLLVIDILPLAYLFMLGTVVALMVNFRTVREQHEELASHASSVITVVAMVMAAGVLTGVMSGTGMVDDMAQWLVDVIPASWGPYLAGITGVLSIPMTFFMSNDAFYYGILPVLTETASHYGISSADMGRASITGQPVHLQSPLVPAILLLVSLAGVELGDHHKKVLWRALCVSLAMLAVGILVGVIAFG, via the coding sequence GTGACCGTCATCCTCGGCTTCGCCATGATCGTCGTCTTCATGACGCTGATCATGACCAAGAAGCTCTCGCCCATCCTGGCGCTGATCCTGGTCCCCACGATCTTCGGCCTCTTCGCCGGAGCGGGCCTGGGCATCGGCGACATGGTCATGGAGGCCATCGCCTCGATGTCCTCCACGGCGGCGCTGCTGCTGTTCGCCATCATCTACTTCGGCATCATGATCGACGTGGGCCTGTTCGACCGGCTCGTGGACGTCATCCTGCGGCTGGCCGGCCATGACCCGCTGCGCGTGGTCATGGGCACGGCCCTGCTCACCGGCGCGGTCTCCCTGGACGGCGACGGCTCCACGACGTTCATCGTGGTGACCGCTGCCATGCTGCCGATCTACCGCCGGCTCGAGATGTCGCCGGTGGTGCTGACCTGCGTGGCCGGCCTGATCAACGGCACGCTGAACATCGTGCCGTGGGGCGGGCCGACCGCCCGTGCGGCCTCGGCGCTGCAGCTGGACCCCAACGAGATCTTCGCGCCCATGGTCCCGTCGCTGATCGTCGGCCTGCTGCTGGCGCTGGGCTTCGCCTGGTTCATGGGGCTCTCCGAGCGGCGCCGCCTCACCGCCGCCGGCGTGCAGTGGGCCCGCGGGGCCGGCGGCTCGGTCGCCTCCGCCTCCGCCGGGTCGACGGGCGGTCCGGCCACCCGCGCCCTCGTCATCAACCAGACGAGCGAGGAGCCCCAGGCAAGCTCGACCGGCACGTCGCTGGCGGAGACCGCCCTGGACCCGAACCGCCCCACGCTGCGTCCGCACCTGCTGTGGTTCAACCTGGCGTTGACCGTCGTGATCATGGTCCTGCTGGTGATCGACATCCTGCCCCTGGCCTACCTGTTCATGCTCGGCACCGTCGTGGCCCTGATGGTCAACTTCCGCACGGTGCGCGAGCAGCACGAGGAGCTGGCCTCGCATGCGTCGTCGGTCATCACCGTGGTCGCCATGGTCATGGCCGCCGGCGTGCTGACCGGCGTCATGAGCGGCACCGGCATGGTCGATGACATGGCGCAGTGGCTCGTGGACGTCATCCCCGCCTCCTGGGGGCCGTACCTGGCGGGCATCACGGGAGTGCTGTCGATCCCCATGACGTTCTTCATGAGCAACGACGCCTTCTACTACGGCATCCTCCCGGTGCTCACCGAGACCGCCTCGCACTACGGCATCTCCTCGGCCGACATGGGGCGGGCCTCCATCACGGGCCAGCCCGTGCACCTGCAGTCCCCGCTCGTCCCGGCCATCCTGCTGCTGGTCTCCCTGGCAGGCGTGGAGCTGGGCGATCACCACAAGAAGGTGCTGTGGCGGGCTCTGTGCGTCTCGCTGGCGATGCTCGCGGTGGGCATCCTCGTGGGCGTCATCGCCTTCGGCTGA